One genomic segment of Gemmatimonas aurantiaca includes these proteins:
- a CDS encoding O-acetylhomoserine aminocarboxypropyltransferase/cysteine synthase family protein, whose product MSASDTARPLSIDTLALHAGQESPDSATGSRAVPIYATSSYVFDSPEHAADLFGLRAFGNIYTRIMNPTTDVFEKRIAALEGGVAAVATASGQSAQTLAILNLAEAGNNIVASRSLYGGTVSLLSNTLPRLGIRTRFVDIHDHKAVAAAIDDQTRAIYVETVGNPALDVPDLEALAILAHQYNLPLVVDNTFAPVITRPIAHGADIVVHSATKWIGGHGTSIGGVIVDSGNFDWGATARFRNFYKEPEPAYHGLVFSDVFGNLNGANIAYAIRLRVLLLRDIGAALSPFNAFLFLQGLETLPLRIRQHSANTLRVAQYLEAHPAVTWVKYPGLASHPTHHNATKYLAGGFGGVLTFGVRGGEAAARRFIRETKLFSLLANVGDAKSLVIHPWTTTHEQLSDTERHAAGVTPDLVRLSVGLEDADDLIADLDRALTLAVAPDSTRTPTADPQRVESAA is encoded by the coding sequence ATGTCCGCTTCTGATACCGCCCGTCCGCTGTCCATCGACACGCTGGCCCTGCACGCCGGCCAGGAATCGCCGGACAGCGCCACCGGCTCCCGGGCCGTGCCCATCTACGCCACGAGTTCCTACGTGTTCGACAGCCCCGAACACGCGGCGGATCTCTTCGGCCTGCGCGCCTTCGGCAACATCTACACGCGCATCATGAACCCCACCACCGACGTCTTCGAAAAGCGCATCGCGGCGCTCGAAGGCGGTGTGGCGGCGGTGGCCACGGCCAGCGGTCAGTCGGCGCAGACCCTGGCCATCCTGAACCTCGCCGAAGCCGGCAACAACATCGTGGCGTCGCGCTCGCTCTACGGCGGCACGGTGTCGCTGCTGTCGAACACACTGCCGCGGCTCGGCATCCGCACCAGGTTCGTGGACATCCACGATCACAAAGCCGTGGCCGCGGCCATCGACGATCAGACGCGCGCCATCTACGTGGAAACCGTGGGCAATCCGGCGCTCGACGTGCCCGATCTCGAAGCGCTCGCGATCCTCGCGCATCAGTACAATCTGCCGCTCGTGGTCGACAACACGTTCGCGCCGGTGATCACCCGCCCCATCGCGCATGGCGCGGACATCGTGGTGCACAGCGCCACGAAGTGGATCGGCGGACATGGCACCAGCATCGGCGGCGTGATCGTCGACAGCGGCAACTTCGACTGGGGTGCTACCGCGCGCTTCCGCAATTTCTACAAGGAACCCGAGCCGGCGTACCACGGCCTCGTGTTCTCCGATGTGTTCGGCAATCTGAATGGCGCGAACATCGCCTATGCCATCCGTCTCCGCGTTCTGCTGCTGCGTGACATCGGCGCGGCGCTCTCACCGTTCAACGCGTTTCTCTTCCTGCAGGGGCTGGAAACGCTGCCGCTGCGCATCCGTCAGCACAGCGCGAACACGTTGCGCGTGGCGCAGTATCTCGAAGCACATCCGGCGGTGACCTGGGTGAAGTACCCCGGACTCGCGTCGCACCCCACGCACCACAACGCCACGAAGTATCTCGCCGGCGGGTTCGGCGGTGTGCTCACCTTCGGTGTCCGCGGGGGCGAAGCCGCGGCACGACGGTTCATCAGGGAAACGAAACTCTTCTCGCTGCTCGCCAATGTCGGCGACGCCAAGAGTCTGGTGATTCATCCGTGGACCACCACGCACGAACAGCTCAGTGACACCGAACGCCATGCGGCGGGTGTCACGCCCGACCTCGTGCGTCTTTCCGTGGGGCTCGAAGACGCCGACGATCTGATCGCCGATCTCGATCGCGCACTCACCCTGGCCGTGGCACCCGACAGCACGCGCACACCGACCGCCGACCCGCAGCGGGTCGAGAGCGCCGCATGA
- a CDS encoding acetate kinase: MNVLVLNAGSATLKFQVVVTDADRIATDHDEKLIRGQIERIGGESVITLRLPDGSSRKRTAALRDLRAAVDWLVGFVTSTDSGTGLTARADLHAVGHRVVHGGEQFRNSVLVDEAVLRGIEENVELAPLHNPHNLRGIEAARAALGDGVPQVAVFDTAFHQTLPEHAYLYAIPYPLYRRHKVRRYGFHGTSHRSIAYRFRKLTGRARADVRIVTLHLGNGCSACAILGGESIDTSMGFTPLEGLVMGTRAGDIDAALLDYIGAKEGMSLPQVETMLNNQSGLLGISGLTNDMRDLLAEANELHDRRARLAIEMFCYRARKYVGSYLAGMGGADAVVFAGGVGENSPEIRARICEGLEWAGLRIDPAANQALVGGHEGRFSTPDAPLEAWVVPTDEELLIARDTYRVVCAVDAPKT; this comes from the coding sequence ATGAACGTCCTGGTCCTCAACGCCGGTTCGGCGACGCTCAAGTTCCAGGTCGTGGTCACCGATGCCGATCGCATCGCGACCGATCACGACGAAAAACTCATCCGCGGTCAGATCGAACGCATCGGCGGTGAGTCGGTCATCACGTTGCGCCTGCCCGATGGCAGCAGCCGCAAACGCACGGCGGCCCTGCGCGATCTGCGGGCCGCGGTGGACTGGCTGGTGGGATTCGTCACCTCCACCGACAGCGGCACCGGTCTCACGGCCCGGGCGGATCTGCATGCGGTGGGTCATCGTGTCGTCCATGGCGGCGAGCAGTTCCGCAATAGTGTGCTGGTGGACGAGGCGGTGCTGCGCGGCATCGAGGAGAATGTCGAACTCGCGCCGCTTCACAACCCGCACAATCTGCGCGGCATCGAAGCCGCACGCGCCGCGCTCGGTGATGGCGTGCCGCAGGTGGCCGTGTTCGATACGGCCTTCCATCAGACGTTGCCCGAACACGCGTATCTCTACGCCATTCCGTATCCGCTGTACCGCCGGCACAAGGTGCGCCGGTACGGATTTCACGGCACGTCGCACCGATCGATCGCGTACCGTTTCCGCAAGCTCACCGGACGGGCCCGGGCCGATGTGCGCATCGTGACGCTGCATCTGGGCAACGGCTGCTCCGCGTGCGCCATCCTCGGCGGCGAGTCGATCGACACCAGCATGGGCTTCACGCCACTGGAGGGCCTGGTGATGGGCACCCGCGCCGGCGACATCGATGCGGCGCTGCTCGACTACATCGGCGCGAAGGAAGGCATGTCGCTGCCGCAGGTCGAGACCATGCTCAACAACCAGTCCGGTCTGCTCGGCATCTCCGGTCTCACGAACGACATGCGGGATCTGCTGGCGGAGGCGAACGAGTTGCACGACCGCCGGGCACGCCTGGCCATCGAGATGTTCTGCTACCGGGCCCGGAAGTACGTGGGTTCCTATCTGGCCGGCATGGGCGGCGCCGATGCGGTGGTGTTTGCCGGCGGCGTGGGGGAGAACTCCCCGGAAATCCGGGCCCGTATCTGCGAAGGACTCGAATGGGCGGGGCTGCGCATCGATCCCGCGGCCAACCAGGCGTTGGTGGGTGGCCACGAAGGGCGCTTTTCGACGCCTGACGCTCCGCTCGAGGCCTGGGTGGTTCCCACCGACGAGGAACTGCTCATCGCCCGGGACACCTATCGGGTCGTGTGTGCGGTCGACGCGCCAAAAACGTGA
- the purK gene encoding 5-(carboxyamino)imidazole ribonucleotide synthase encodes MSVTPRTPILPGATIGFLGGGQLGRMTALAARSMGYDIQVLDPEAACATGPVASRTITARFDDVHAAVELASQCDVVTLEIEQIHPDVLDAVAARTTLHPGRAPVYIIQDRIRQKQWLSAQGFPLGAFVAAQSAHDIAEAVRQHGACIAKSTHGGYDGRGQVRLSEPDQAADAWSALGERECLVEQRVQIAYEISVLVARSASGQTVVYPPSRNHHTSGILTWAVVPAVISDSMTQRAQTLARDIAERLGIVGLLAVECFVTRDDQLLVNELAPRPHNTYHHSERGLATSQFEQLVRAICDLPLGDPQVYAPSAIVNLLGDVWLQDTPPQIEHALDVEGVRLHLYGKAGARAGRKMGHLSAIGTDAQDALGRVLESYRRLSPGTTGSFDVHEPVLAHITS; translated from the coding sequence GTGAGCGTCACGCCGCGCACGCCGATCCTGCCCGGTGCGACCATCGGATTTCTGGGTGGCGGTCAGCTCGGTCGCATGACCGCGCTCGCCGCGCGCTCGATGGGCTACGACATCCAGGTGCTCGATCCCGAAGCGGCCTGCGCCACGGGCCCAGTCGCGTCGCGCACCATCACGGCCCGCTTCGACGATGTGCACGCCGCGGTCGAGCTCGCGTCGCAGTGCGATGTCGTCACGCTCGAGATCGAACAGATCCACCCCGACGTGCTCGACGCGGTGGCTGCGCGCACCACGCTGCATCCCGGACGCGCACCGGTCTACATCATCCAGGACCGCATCCGGCAGAAACAGTGGCTGTCGGCGCAGGGTTTCCCACTCGGCGCGTTCGTGGCCGCGCAGTCGGCACACGACATCGCCGAGGCGGTGCGGCAGCATGGCGCCTGCATCGCCAAGTCCACGCACGGGGGATACGATGGACGTGGACAGGTGCGTCTCAGCGAGCCCGATCAGGCGGCCGACGCGTGGAGCGCCCTGGGTGAGCGGGAGTGTCTCGTGGAACAGCGCGTGCAGATCGCCTACGAGATCTCCGTGCTCGTGGCGCGATCGGCGAGCGGTCAGACGGTGGTGTACCCGCCATCGCGCAATCACCACACCAGCGGCATCCTCACCTGGGCCGTGGTGCCGGCCGTCATCTCCGACAGCATGACGCAGCGTGCGCAGACACTGGCCCGGGATATCGCCGAACGGTTGGGTATCGTGGGTCTGCTGGCGGTGGAGTGTTTCGTCACCCGTGACGACCAACTCCTGGTGAACGAACTCGCCCCACGCCCGCACAACACCTATCACCACAGCGAGCGTGGACTGGCCACCAGTCAGTTCGAACAGCTCGTGCGCGCGATCTGCGATCTGCCGCTCGGCGATCCGCAGGTGTATGCCCCATCGGCCATCGTGAACCTGCTGGGCGACGTGTGGCTGCAGGACACGCCGCCGCAGATCGAACACGCGCTCGACGTGGAGGGCGTGCGTCTCCATCTGTACGGCAAGGCCGGCGCCCGTGCCGGTCGCAAGATGGGTCATCTCTCCGCCATCGGCACCGACGCCCAGGACGCCCTGGGACGTGTGCTGGAGAGCTATCGCCGACTCTCGCCCGGAACGACCGGCAGCTTCGACGTGCACGAACCCGTGCTCGCGCACATCACGTCCTGA
- a CDS encoding RHS repeat-associated core domain-containing protein, with translation MRLRSWLPIPTALLVGASLVLASGASRTPARMHSPGPSPVLPEAVAMSPVSPAFRTAFFSWRADNSVTVTPTTNTISTGSVTVTVIWCGYPTGPTTYMDIDSRVIKVNNVDVTGDFDLQANPAACGFTGSVADEVLYTSTGTVTVNSTTGPVTVYADVGNALNYHWTDYRTYYPLAPRADVQVRADAQFARITGNDTARFTVTNAGNAPDTISLAVATCTGVVSSCTVTPSSTILASGASATAKVAFSASGSTGQAGLVRLRATNAAATAKDSAWADRTLAATPSVGVTFVGAAPGRTDNALRDACVTVALVDEAASECGDLRLTHALPGVRTMGQWRTPTLFYASQHARPRPLVLADVRLSAGVAVPPNVTACIKVSGANRGCTQYSGSAWGAPGNTRRVAVLADTGGWSTGITDVTLEVSASNGNQGPYTASGQVFVVDRRSSPFGAGWWLAGLEQLQVVSSTVLVWIGGDGSLRKYVKSGSVWHPTAFGVKDSILANGTGYVRVTAASARVFFNSTGQHDSTVNVRQHVTRFTWASGALTRIQFPTVSGTVEDTLFYSSGRLDSARAPNGRTLRVFRSGVRIDSLRDPDNSVVRFASGSGLLTNVVTTRTDRLGNGTTFSYDAGNRLTQAARPVSSTIGLTPAETRGLSTPVPVDSAYAVIDGPRSDVDDLTRYWVNGYGAPTRVRAADGQETFLRYHGTFVGLVDSTMGAERLVSVAHYTTRGLPDTVRTIQPFGSGNDARTTYLWHATTNQLTSRRTLTSGAKTLVDTLAYNSDSTLQWTQVGPDSARRVRYTYTAQRLPATLVLKGAGGTETSTFAYSTAGNLRKSVTPLGYLSLQFQDEVGRDTLVFTPRGTGTGATDSATLRTAGVRQHTWYDRQHRDTLTRTIGPRVTLPNSRVVIADTVQVRTTFDAEGQRLTVTREFTAHADTTGGGLYSSNPTEWDYDALGRVTRYKEASVPGSGGSNGTRFVLDAAGNATQTITPRNDTLRATYDALGRVVRRIVPQTTFSSPLCHYPVSGSCLYGMPDVEGPSQCIAVDTARFAYTEAGLLRRAENNWAKVRRTYYPNGQVAYDTLLVRRYETDAPASCGGSDRHAAGESAVVSDWSSHTYALRYEYDLAGRRTVLHHPDQLDPCTGRCAQTYAYHDQSGTLDTLVHPSTTGGTLTTRFTYDGQGRWITRSSPGSVSATRTFDADGRVDTRGGPLTNDALSYDAANLLTGGSTTVPATAASLSPVFAYSGLGALQYASGLTPALTSEEFKTDALGNRVWIRDDQAIDNVDRTRYQGVDAQTGQLVTSTLGTSPCGAPGLVQRSCHPTWYVYELEQEHDAAGNQIANWGRDTRGYSVGTAQVVPSETRSFYDAAQQLTYFNRHVGPLANSEGQGVFEEYRYDALGRRVFVRSRRPSTCSSPCEAYVQRTVWDGDQVLYEIRSSGGTGVNPVNMELEGGAQTGETVELYGIVVYAHAQGLDEPVGVLKRYATSVGAGSTAAYVTPYASYQGAWSYGTNASGTTCVAAGAACPAWPGYVATVDGRAPGADVSTVAVWWGDLLRGPTTTGGPQYLRNRYYDATTGQFTQADPIGLAGGLNLYGFGSGDPVNYRDPMGLCPVPSLCLAAAGAILGGGGRVLLNLTIDRPWKEGVLETAVGGALIGASFGLAAPEAASALFSRAAGSAVSVATASAGTTAGALRLPDANKLHHVFAFPKHKWALTGLSRQGNLQLINEVAGDVGNLVSSVPRNGGQVLRYQAVVNGHTIGVKVFEMSGARELSNAWVVK, from the coding sequence ATGCGATTGCGTTCCTGGCTCCCGATCCCGACCGCCCTGCTGGTCGGCGCGTCGCTGGTCCTGGCGAGTGGGGCGTCGCGTACACCTGCGCGTATGCACTCGCCTGGGCCTTCGCCGGTATTGCCTGAGGCCGTCGCGATGTCGCCGGTGTCGCCGGCCTTTCGTACGGCGTTCTTCTCCTGGCGCGCCGACAACTCCGTCACCGTCACGCCGACCACGAACACCATCAGCACCGGGTCGGTGACGGTCACGGTGATCTGGTGCGGGTATCCCACCGGGCCGACCACGTACATGGACATCGACTCGCGGGTGATCAAGGTCAACAACGTCGATGTCACCGGCGATTTTGATCTGCAGGCCAATCCCGCGGCCTGCGGCTTCACCGGATCGGTGGCCGACGAAGTGCTCTACACCTCCACCGGCACGGTCACCGTGAACAGCACGACCGGGCCCGTCACGGTGTACGCCGACGTGGGCAATGCGCTCAACTATCACTGGACCGACTACAGGACCTACTATCCGCTCGCCCCCCGGGCCGATGTGCAGGTGCGGGCCGACGCGCAATTCGCGCGCATCACCGGCAACGACACGGCGCGGTTCACCGTCACCAACGCGGGCAACGCCCCCGACACGATCAGTCTGGCCGTGGCCACGTGCACGGGCGTGGTGTCGAGTTGCACGGTCACGCCGTCGTCGACCATTCTGGCGTCGGGCGCAAGCGCCACCGCGAAGGTCGCGTTCAGTGCGTCGGGCAGCACCGGCCAGGCGGGCCTGGTGCGCCTGCGCGCCACGAATGCGGCGGCCACCGCGAAGGATTCGGCGTGGGCCGATCGCACGCTCGCCGCCACGCCGTCGGTAGGCGTCACGTTCGTGGGCGCGGCGCCGGGACGGACCGACAATGCGCTGCGCGACGCCTGTGTCACCGTGGCGCTCGTCGACGAGGCCGCGAGTGAATGCGGCGATCTCCGCCTCACACACGCGCTGCCCGGCGTCCGCACGATGGGCCAATGGCGTACGCCCACGTTGTTCTATGCGTCGCAGCACGCCAGGCCACGCCCCCTCGTGCTCGCCGATGTGCGCTTGTCCGCCGGCGTGGCGGTGCCGCCCAACGTGACCGCGTGCATCAAGGTGAGTGGCGCGAATCGCGGCTGCACCCAGTACAGCGGCAGCGCCTGGGGCGCGCCGGGCAACACGCGGCGGGTGGCCGTGCTGGCGGATACGGGCGGCTGGAGCACGGGCATCACCGACGTCACGCTCGAGGTGAGTGCCAGCAATGGCAATCAGGGCCCCTACACGGCCAGTGGGCAGGTGTTCGTGGTGGATCGTCGCAGCTCGCCCTTCGGGGCGGGCTGGTGGCTGGCCGGCCTCGAACAGTTGCAGGTGGTGTCGTCGACGGTCCTCGTGTGGATCGGCGGCGATGGCAGCCTGCGCAAGTACGTGAAGAGCGGCAGCGTGTGGCATCCCACGGCGTTTGGCGTCAAGGATTCCATCCTCGCCAACGGCACCGGGTACGTGCGGGTCACCGCGGCCAGCGCGCGCGTGTTTTTCAACAGCACGGGCCAGCACGACTCCACCGTGAATGTGCGCCAGCACGTGACGCGGTTCACGTGGGCCAGCGGCGCGCTCACGCGCATCCAGTTCCCGACGGTGAGCGGCACGGTGGAAGACACGCTCTTCTACAGCAGCGGCCGACTCGACTCGGCGCGCGCACCCAATGGCCGGACGCTGCGCGTGTTCCGCTCGGGCGTGCGGATCGACTCGCTGCGCGATCCCGACAACAGTGTGGTGCGCTTCGCGAGTGGCAGTGGCCTGTTGACCAACGTCGTCACCACCCGCACCGATCGCCTGGGGAACGGCACGACGTTCAGTTATGATGCCGGGAACCGCCTCACGCAGGCCGCGCGCCCGGTGAGCAGCACGATTGGGCTGACGCCGGCTGAGACACGCGGCCTCTCCACGCCCGTGCCGGTGGACTCGGCGTATGCGGTAATCGACGGCCCGCGCAGTGACGTAGACGATCTCACGCGGTACTGGGTGAATGGCTATGGCGCGCCCACGCGGGTGCGCGCCGCCGATGGACAGGAAACGTTCCTGCGCTATCACGGCACGTTCGTCGGGTTGGTGGACAGCACGATGGGCGCCGAGCGGCTCGTGTCGGTCGCGCACTACACCACGCGCGGGCTCCCGGACACGGTGCGGACGATCCAGCCGTTTGGCAGCGGCAACGATGCGCGCACGACCTATCTGTGGCACGCCACAACGAATCAGCTCACCAGTCGGCGCACGCTCACGAGCGGCGCCAAGACACTGGTGGATACGCTGGCCTACAACAGTGATTCCACGCTGCAGTGGACGCAGGTGGGCCCGGACAGTGCGCGGCGCGTGCGGTACACCTACACGGCGCAACGCCTGCCGGCCACGCTCGTGCTCAAAGGGGCCGGTGGCACCGAGACCAGCACGTTTGCGTACAGCACCGCCGGCAATCTGCGCAAGTCGGTGACGCCACTCGGCTACTTGTCGCTGCAATTCCAGGACGAGGTGGGGCGGGACACGCTCGTCTTCACGCCGCGCGGCACGGGCACCGGCGCCACCGATTCCGCCACGCTGCGCACGGCCGGCGTGCGCCAACACACCTGGTACGACCGGCAGCATCGCGACACGCTGACCCGGACCATCGGCCCGCGCGTCACGCTGCCCAACAGCCGCGTCGTGATCGCCGATACCGTGCAGGTACGCACCACGTTTGACGCAGAGGGCCAGCGCCTCACGGTCACGCGGGAGTTCACGGCACACGCGGACACGACGGGCGGCGGCCTCTATTCGTCGAACCCCACCGAGTGGGACTACGACGCGCTGGGCCGCGTCACGCGGTACAAGGAAGCCAGCGTGCCCGGTTCGGGCGGCAGCAACGGAACGCGGTTCGTGCTCGATGCGGCCGGCAATGCCACGCAGACCATCACCCCGCGCAACGACACCCTCCGCGCCACGTACGACGCCTTGGGCCGCGTGGTGCGGCGTATTGTGCCGCAGACCACGTTCAGCAGCCCGCTGTGCCATTACCCCGTGAGCGGCTCGTGTCTCTACGGCATGCCCGACGTGGAAGGCCCGTCGCAGTGCATCGCGGTGGACACGGCGCGGTTTGCGTACACCGAGGCGGGGCTTCTCCGCCGCGCCGAGAACAATTGGGCGAAGGTGCGCCGCACCTACTATCCGAACGGGCAGGTCGCGTACGACACGCTGCTGGTGCGGCGCTACGAGACCGACGCGCCGGCCTCGTGCGGCGGCTCGGACCGGCACGCGGCGGGCGAGAGTGCGGTGGTGAGTGACTGGAGCAGCCACACGTATGCGCTGCGGTATGAGTACGATCTCGCCGGCCGGCGCACCGTGTTGCATCATCCCGACCAGCTCGATCCCTGCACGGGGCGCTGCGCGCAGACGTACGCCTATCATGACCAGTCGGGCACACTGGACACGCTGGTCCATCCCAGCACGACGGGCGGCACGCTCACCACGCGCTTCACGTACGATGGCCAGGGCCGCTGGATCACGCGGTCGAGCCCGGGCAGCGTGTCGGCCACGCGCACGTTCGACGCCGACGGGCGCGTCGACACGCGCGGCGGCCCGCTCACGAACGATGCGCTCTCGTACGACGCCGCAAACCTGCTCACGGGCGGCAGCACGACCGTGCCGGCCACGGCAGCCTCCCTGAGCCCGGTGTTCGCCTACAGCGGCCTGGGCGCGCTGCAATATGCCAGCGGCCTCACGCCGGCCCTCACGTCGGAAGAGTTCAAGACGGACGCCCTGGGCAATCGCGTGTGGATCCGGGACGATCAGGCCATCGACAATGTGGACCGCACCCGGTACCAGGGCGTCGATGCCCAGACGGGGCAACTGGTGACGAGCACGCTGGGCACGAGCCCGTGTGGGGCGCCGGGGCTGGTGCAACGCTCCTGTCATCCAACATGGTACGTGTACGAGTTGGAGCAGGAACACGATGCCGCCGGGAACCAGATCGCGAACTGGGGCCGGGACACGCGGGGCTACAGCGTCGGCACGGCGCAGGTGGTGCCGAGCGAGACGCGGAGTTTCTACGACGCCGCGCAGCAATTGACCTACTTCAACCGGCACGTCGGCCCGCTGGCGAACAGCGAAGGCCAGGGGGTGTTCGAGGAGTACCGCTACGACGCACTGGGCCGGCGGGTGTTCGTACGGAGCCGGCGGCCGAGCACCTGTAGCAGCCCGTGCGAAGCGTACGTGCAACGCACGGTGTGGGATGGCGACCAGGTGTTGTACGAGATCCGGAGCTCGGGCGGCACGGGCGTGAACCCGGTGAACATGGAACTCGAAGGCGGCGCGCAGACCGGCGAGACCGTGGAGCTGTACGGCATCGTGGTGTACGCGCATGCGCAGGGCCTCGACGAGCCCGTGGGCGTGCTCAAGCGCTATGCCACGAGCGTGGGGGCGGGCAGCACGGCGGCCTACGTGACCCCCTACGCGAGCTATCAGGGCGCGTGGAGCTATGGCACGAATGCGAGTGGCACGACGTGTGTCGCGGCCGGCGCCGCGTGCCCCGCCTGGCCGGGCTATGTCGCCACGGTGGACGGGCGCGCCCCCGGCGCGGACGTGTCGACGGTGGCCGTGTGGTGGGGCGATCTGCTGCGCGGGCCCACGACAACCGGCGGGCCACAGTACCTGCGGAACCGGTACTACGACGCGACGACCGGGCAGTTCACGCAGGCGGATCCGATCGGGCTGGCGGGCGGGCTCAACCTGTACGGGTTTGGCAGTGGGGATCCGGTCAACTATCGGGATCCGATGGGGTTGTGTCCGGTGCCATCATTGTGTCTCGCAGCAGCAGGAGCGATCCTGGGTGGTGGTGGGCGCGTGCTGCTCAATCTCACCATCGACCGTCCGTGGAAGGAGGGGGTACTCGAGACCGCTGTTGGCGGTGCGCTTATAGGTGCTTCGTTCGGGCTCGCTGCGCCGGAAGCGGCCAGTGCGTTGTTTTCTCGCGCCGCAGGAAGTGCCGTGAGTGTTGCAACCGCTTCGGCAGGCACGACTGCGGGAGCGCTCAGACTTCCAGATGCCAACAAACTCCATCATGTATTCGCTTTCCCGAAACACAAATGGGCACTCACGGGGCTCAGTCGACAGGGAAACTTGCAGTTGATCAACGAAGTCGCGGGAGACGTTGGTAATCTGGTCTCTTCTGTTCCACGAAACGGAGGTCAGGTGTTGCGGTACCAGGCTGTTGTGAACGGCCATACAATCGGCGTAAAGGTCTTCGAGATGTCCGGTGCCCGGGAACTCTCCAACGCGTGGGTTGTCAAGTGA
- a CDS encoding bifunctional ornithine acetyltransferase/N-acetylglutamate synthase, translating to MPVHKALLQSTLDEEFLKPFPSPLVKTMVHGADPNVGRLPLAMGKCFVCSIRPSTTDAWINGYQLVGKGERLAFDDAVVRETLPREVVDLEIALGVGGASARAFGCDLTKGYVEENAAYYSS from the coding sequence GTGCCGGTCCACAAGGCACTTCTTCAGAGTACCCTCGATGAGGAGTTCCTCAAGCCCTTTCCGTCCCCGCTCGTGAAGACCATGGTGCACGGCGCCGATCCCAATGTCGGTCGCCTGCCCCTGGCCATGGGCAAGTGTTTCGTCTGCAGCATCCGCCCCTCCACCACCGATGCCTGGATCAACGGCTATCAGCTGGTGGGCAAGGGTGAGCGTCTCGCCTTCGACGATGCCGTGGTGCGGGAAACGCTGCCACGCGAAGTCGTGGATCTCGAGATTGCACTCGGTGTTGGCGGCGCCTCGGCGCGCGCGTTTGGATGCGATCTCACCAAGGGCTATGTCGAGGAGAACGCGGCGTACTATTCGTCGTGA
- the purE gene encoding 5-(carboxyamino)imidazole ribonucleotide mutase — MGSASDYDTLAPACEVLAELGVPYEARVVSAHRTPDWLFEYAEQAHGRGLRAIIAGAGGAAHLPGMLASKTLVPVLGVPVVATPLNGLDALLSIVQMPGGIPVATFAIGKPGATNAALYAAQLLAAHDPALREQLLNRRRVKAAEALARPLNAPNAIVP, encoded by the coding sequence ATGGGCAGTGCGAGCGACTACGACACGCTCGCGCCGGCCTGCGAGGTGCTTGCCGAACTCGGCGTGCCCTATGAAGCCCGGGTCGTGTCGGCACATCGGACCCCCGACTGGCTCTTCGAATACGCCGAACAGGCGCATGGACGGGGACTCCGGGCCATCATCGCCGGTGCCGGCGGGGCCGCCCATCTGCCGGGCATGCTGGCCTCGAAGACGCTGGTGCCGGTACTCGGCGTGCCCGTGGTGGCCACCCCGCTCAACGGGCTCGACGCGCTGCTCAGCATCGTGCAGATGCCGGGGGGCATTCCGGTGGCCACGTTCGCCATCGGCAAACCCGGCGCGACCAACGCCGCGCTCTACGCGGCCCAGTTGCTGGCCGCGCACGACCCGGCACTGCGCGAGCAACTCCTGAACCGCCGGCGCGTGAAAGCCGCCGAAGCGCTCGCCCGCCCGCTGAACGCCCCCAACGCCATCGTCCCGTGA